In Amycolatopsis solani, a single window of DNA contains:
- a CDS encoding MFS transporter, whose amino-acid sequence MQHANALNRLNRLPISRFHKLTLIAVSFAYFFEFADINSFATTAPKLIKLWGVTVNQVAYVTSLSFVGMFFGSIIASTLADRFGRKNALMWTTVWFGVFSFAAVFSWDIVSLGVFRVLTSAGLSAMTVVAVIYVNELYPAASRGKYQAYAIVIGICGTPVTNLIASLVVPLGDWEWRLVYLWGALGVLLVLFTRQLKESPRWYESRGEHAKADAVLREIEARVAAEKGPLPEPAPPIEEAPVAKAPLRLLLRKKYLLPTLLLTVLWVTQTIGFFGYSSWAPTLLAKEGFSVEKSVFYVALTTVGAPLGSYLAALVTDRFERKWCLVAFGAIIALCGLFYGLTFNPVLIVVFGFLVNMFERGYTALGYAYSPELFDTRGRSLGTGVSYGLGRLSNAAGPLIVASLYNNSGYQSVFFFIAGTWLVGAVVLALFGPRTRQARLKPAAAEPAGV is encoded by the coding sequence ATGCAGCACGCCAACGCGCTCAACCGGCTGAACCGCCTGCCGATTTCGCGCTTCCACAAGCTCACCCTGATCGCCGTCTCGTTCGCCTACTTCTTCGAGTTCGCGGACATCAACAGCTTCGCCACCACCGCGCCCAAGCTCATCAAGCTGTGGGGCGTGACGGTGAACCAGGTCGCCTACGTGACCTCGCTGTCGTTCGTCGGGATGTTCTTCGGCTCGATCATCGCGAGCACGCTCGCCGACCGCTTCGGCCGCAAGAACGCTCTCATGTGGACGACCGTCTGGTTCGGCGTCTTCTCGTTCGCGGCGGTGTTCTCCTGGGACATCGTGTCGCTGGGCGTGTTCCGCGTCCTGACGTCGGCCGGCCTCTCGGCGATGACCGTCGTCGCGGTCATCTACGTCAACGAGCTCTACCCCGCGGCCAGCCGCGGCAAGTACCAGGCCTACGCGATCGTGATCGGCATCTGCGGCACCCCGGTGACCAACCTGATCGCGAGCCTCGTGGTGCCGCTCGGCGACTGGGAGTGGCGGCTGGTCTACCTGTGGGGCGCGCTCGGCGTCCTGCTGGTGCTGTTCACCCGGCAGCTGAAGGAATCGCCGCGCTGGTACGAAAGCCGGGGCGAACACGCGAAGGCCGACGCGGTGCTGCGCGAGATCGAAGCGCGGGTCGCGGCCGAGAAGGGCCCGCTGCCGGAGCCGGCGCCGCCGATCGAGGAAGCCCCGGTCGCCAAGGCGCCGCTGCGGTTGCTGCTGCGCAAGAAGTACCTGCTGCCGACGCTGCTGCTCACGGTCCTGTGGGTGACGCAGACGATCGGGTTCTTCGGGTATTCGAGCTGGGCGCCGACGTTGCTGGCCAAGGAAGGCTTCAGCGTCGAGAAGTCGGTGTTCTACGTGGCGTTGACGACGGTCGGCGCGCCGCTCGGCTCGTACCTGGCGGCCCTGGTCACCGACCGCTTCGAGCGCAAGTGGTGCCTGGTCGCGTTCGGCGCGATCATCGCGCTGTGCGGGTTGTTCTACGGCCTGACGTTCAACCCGGTCCTGATCGTGGTGTTCGGCTTCCTGGTCAACATGTTCGAGCGCGGCTACACCGCACTCGGCTACGCGTATTCGCCGGAGCTGTTCGACACGCGCGGCCGCTCGCTGGGCACGGGCGTGTCGTACGGCCTCGGCCGGCTGTCGAACGCGGCCGGTCCGCTGATCGTGGCCTCGCTGTACAACAACAGCGGCTACCAGAGCGTGTTCTTCTTCATCGCGGGCACGTGGCTGGTCGGCGCGGTGGTGCTGGCCCTGTTCGGCCCGCGGACCCGCCAGGCCCGGCTCAAGCCGGCCGCCGCCGAGCCCGCTGGGGTCTGA
- a CDS encoding amidohydrolase family protein, giving the protein MTAPKTPGWLDWYAGPSTPDFTLPPGTVDAHCHVFGPQQEFPFAPGRKYTPCDASKDQLFALRDHLGVSRNVIVQATCHGADNSAMLDAVRAAGGRARGVATVRPDIGEAELRELDAAGVRGVRFNFVKRLVDAVPTDDLAVIAKKIAPLGWHVVLYFEAADLPDLEHFFGTLPVPLVIDHMGRPDVTKSAEGKDFGRFLRFAERNDVWVKVSCPERLTVTGPPALDGERHAYADVVPFARRVVAEFPDRVLWGTDWPHPNLKSHMPDDGLLVDHVPLIAETAEARRKLLVDNPMRLYWPGETA; this is encoded by the coding sequence GTGACCGCGCCGAAGACGCCGGGCTGGCTGGACTGGTACGCGGGTCCGTCCACACCGGACTTCACGCTGCCACCGGGCACCGTGGACGCCCACTGCCACGTTTTCGGCCCGCAGCAGGAGTTCCCGTTCGCGCCCGGGCGCAAGTACACGCCGTGCGACGCGAGCAAGGACCAGCTCTTCGCGCTGCGCGACCACCTCGGGGTCTCCCGGAACGTCATCGTGCAGGCGACCTGCCACGGCGCCGACAACTCCGCGATGCTCGACGCCGTCCGGGCGGCCGGCGGGCGGGCGCGCGGCGTCGCGACCGTCCGTCCTGACATCGGCGAGGCGGAACTGCGGGAGCTCGACGCGGCCGGCGTCCGGGGCGTGCGGTTCAACTTCGTCAAGCGGCTCGTCGACGCCGTGCCCACGGACGACCTCGCCGTGATCGCGAAGAAGATCGCCCCGCTCGGCTGGCACGTCGTGCTGTACTTCGAAGCCGCCGACCTGCCCGATCTCGAACACTTCTTCGGCACGCTGCCCGTGCCGCTGGTGATCGACCACATGGGACGGCCGGACGTCACGAAATCCGCGGAAGGCAAGGACTTCGGCCGCTTCCTGCGCTTCGCCGAGCGCAACGACGTCTGGGTGAAGGTCAGTTGCCCCGAGCGGCTCACCGTGACCGGACCCCCGGCGCTCGACGGCGAACGGCACGCCTACGCCGACGTCGTGCCGTTCGCCCGGCGCGTCGTCGCGGAGTTCCCCGACCGGGTGCTGTGGGGGACCGACTGGCCGCACCCGAACCTCAAGAGCCACATGCCCGACGACGGGCTCCTCGTCGACCACGTGCCGCTGATCGCGGAAACCGCGGAGGCACGGCGGAAGCTGCTCGTCGACAACCCGATGCGCCTCTACTGGCCCGGCGAAACCGCCTGA